In a single window of the Bradyrhizobium erythrophlei genome:
- a CDS encoding histidine kinase, which produces MPSLFRFLTVVAVIVGIVYGAIFALANFVNPKPREMTVTIPADKFLKR; this is translated from the coding sequence ATGCCCAGCCTGTTCCGCTTTCTGACGGTCGTCGCGGTGATCGTCGGGATCGTCTATGGCGCGATTTTCGCGCTGGCGAATTTCGTTAACCCGAAACCGCGGGAAATGACCGTCACCATCCCGGCAGACAAGTTCCTCAAGAGATAG
- the xerD gene encoding site-specific tyrosine recombinase XerD, which produces MRSSKTSDAKLINLFLDMLAAEQGAGPNTLDAYRRDLTDFSEFLARNGQAFAGAETQSLRDYLADLDGRGFKSSSVARRLSAMRHLFRFLLNERIRSDDPAAILSGPKRGRGLPKVLSISDVDRLLTHAKARTETPEVPALQRLRAMRLYCLLEVLYATGLRVSELVALPLSAARRDARMIVVRGKGNKERLVPLNEPSRQAMADYLAAAEALKPEKKKNAAGSKWLFPSFGESGHLTRQHFARDLKELAASAGLAPRLVSPHVLRHAFASHLLHNGADLRIVQTLLGHTDISTTQIYTHVVEERLKSLVRDLHPLAEK; this is translated from the coding sequence ATGCGTTCCAGCAAGACCTCAGATGCCAAACTGATCAACCTGTTCCTCGACATGCTCGCAGCGGAACAGGGCGCCGGCCCCAACACGCTCGACGCCTATCGCCGCGACCTGACGGATTTTTCGGAGTTTCTGGCTCGAAACGGGCAGGCCTTTGCCGGGGCCGAAACGCAAAGCTTGCGGGACTACCTCGCCGATCTCGACGGCCGCGGCTTCAAGTCGTCGAGCGTGGCGCGCCGGCTGTCGGCGATGCGGCATCTGTTTCGCTTCCTGCTCAATGAGCGGATCCGCAGCGACGATCCGGCCGCGATCCTGTCCGGGCCGAAGCGCGGCCGAGGGCTGCCGAAGGTGCTGTCGATCTCGGATGTCGATCGGCTGCTGACGCATGCGAAGGCGCGGACCGAAACACCGGAAGTCCCGGCGCTGCAGCGGCTTCGCGCGATGCGGCTGTATTGCCTGCTCGAGGTGCTCTACGCCACCGGCTTGCGGGTATCGGAACTGGTGGCGTTGCCATTATCAGCGGCGCGGCGCGACGCCCGCATGATCGTGGTGCGCGGCAAAGGCAACAAGGAACGGCTGGTGCCGCTCAACGAGCCCTCGCGGCAGGCGATGGCCGATTACCTTGCGGCGGCCGAGGCGCTCAAGCCGGAGAAAAAGAAAAACGCCGCAGGCTCGAAATGGCTGTTTCCCTCGTTCGGCGAGAGCGGCCATTTGACCCGGCAGCATTTCGCGCGCGACCTCAAGGAACTCGCGGCTTCCGCCGGCTTGGCGCCGCGGCTGGTCAGCCCGCACGTGTTGCGTCACGCGTTCGCCAGCCATCTCTTGCACAACGGGGCCGACCTGCGCATCGTGCAGACGCTGCTCGGTCATACCGATATTTCGACCACGCAGATCTACACCCATGTGGTCGAGGAGCGGCTGAAGAGCCTGGTGCGCGACCTGCATCCGCTCGCGGAGAAGTAG
- a CDS encoding acetyl-CoA carboxylase carboxyltransferase subunit alpha has protein sequence MPDHMRSYLDFEKPVAELESKVDELRALAATGSDIGEEISRIEDKAAQALGDLYANLTPWQKTLVARHPLRPHFSDFINALITEFTSLAGDRKFGEDEALIGGFGRFRGESICVIGQEKGATTESRIKHNFGMARPEGYRKAVRLMEMAERFGIPVLSIVDSAGAYPGIGAEERGQAEAIARSTDACLSLGVPNVAIITGEGMSGGAIAITTANRVLMFEHAIYSVISPEAASSILWRDGTKAQEAATSMKITAQDMLRFGVIDSILSEPAGGAHRDPDAMIATTGDAIAQAFNDLRNLGPDMIRKQRRQKFLDIGRKLG, from the coding sequence ATGCCGGATCACATGCGCTCTTATCTCGATTTCGAAAAGCCCGTCGCGGAACTCGAATCCAAGGTCGATGAATTGCGCGCGCTGGCGGCGACCGGCAGCGACATCGGCGAAGAGATTTCACGGATCGAGGACAAGGCCGCCCAGGCGCTGGGCGATCTCTACGCCAATCTGACGCCCTGGCAGAAAACCCTGGTCGCGCGTCATCCGCTGCGCCCCCATTTCTCCGATTTCATCAACGCGCTGATCACCGAATTCACGTCGCTGGCGGGCGACCGCAAGTTCGGCGAGGACGAAGCGCTGATCGGCGGCTTCGGCCGCTTTCGCGGCGAGAGCATCTGCGTGATCGGCCAGGAGAAGGGCGCCACCACCGAATCCCGCATCAAGCATAATTTCGGCATGGCGCGCCCCGAGGGCTACCGCAAGGCGGTCAGACTAATGGAGATGGCCGAGCGATTCGGCATCCCGGTGCTGTCGATCGTCGATTCCGCCGGCGCCTATCCGGGGATCGGCGCCGAGGAGCGCGGCCAGGCCGAGGCGATCGCGCGCTCCACCGACGCCTGCCTGTCGCTCGGCGTGCCCAATGTTGCGATCATCACCGGGGAAGGCATGTCGGGCGGCGCCATCGCAATCACCACGGCGAACCGCGTGCTGATGTTCGAACATGCCATTTACAGCGTGATCTCGCCGGAGGCGGCGTCCTCGATCCTGTGGCGCGACGGCACCAAGGCCCAGGAAGCCGCAACCAGCATGAAAATCACAGCGCAGGATATGCTGCGTTTCGGCGTGATCGATTCCATCCTGAGCGAGCCGGCCGGCGGCGCCCATCGCGACCCCGACGCCATGATCGCCACCACCGGCGACGCCATCGCGCAGGCCTTCAACGACCTGCGCAATCTCGGTCCCGACATGATCCGCAAGCAGCGGCGCCAGAAATTCCTCGATATCGGCCGGAAACTGGGTTGA
- a CDS encoding shikimate kinase yields MPETASPAGASASQEAEISAALGTRSVVLVGMMGAGKSTIGRRLAARLRLPFLDADIEIEAAAGMPIPDIFETHGEPHFRDGEARVIARLLDGGPAVLATGGGAFMREQTRELIRDKAISIWLKADADIIMKRVKRRADRPLLQTADPAATIGRLIEEREPVYRHADLTIWSRDVPHEKIVEECVEALHSRLCGDGAKATSDSVGASQ; encoded by the coding sequence ATGCCCGAGACAGCCTCACCGGCCGGCGCCAGCGCATCCCAGGAGGCCGAGATATCAGCGGCGCTGGGAACACGCTCGGTCGTGCTGGTGGGCATGATGGGCGCCGGCAAATCCACCATCGGACGCCGGCTGGCGGCGCGGCTGCGGCTGCCGTTTCTCGATGCCGATATCGAGATCGAGGCGGCGGCGGGGATGCCGATACCGGATATATTCGAGACCCATGGCGAGCCGCATTTCAGGGATGGCGAGGCACGGGTGATCGCGCGGCTGCTCGACGGTGGTCCCGCCGTGCTCGCCACTGGCGGCGGCGCCTTCATGCGCGAGCAGACCCGGGAGCTGATTCGCGACAAAGCGATTTCGATCTGGCTCAAGGCCGATGCCGATATCATCATGAAGCGCGTGAAGCGCCGGGCCGACCGTCCGCTGCTGCAGACCGCCGATCCTGCCGCCACGATCGGGCGACTGATCGAGGAACGCGAGCCGGTCTATCGGCACGCCGATCTCACGATCTGGTCGCGCGACGTGCCGCACGAAAAAATCGTCGAGGAATGCGTCGAGGCCCTGCACAGCCGGCTGTGCGGCGATGGCGCGAAGGCAACGTCGGACAGCGTGGGCGCCAGCCAA
- a CDS encoding L,D-transpeptidase family protein yields the protein MICRSLFRALITSVALAAGVLLAGCNSDEISLANNAKANQPVPPKLVASMAEKDMDLQSPMLVRLFKQEAELEVWKQDRSGRFALLKTYPICRWSGDLGPKVREGDRQAPEGFYSISPAQMNPQSAYYLSFNTGYPNAYDRSLGHTGSELMVHGDCSSRGCYAMTDEQIAEIYSLGRESFFGGQRSFQFEAFPFRMTPVNMAKHRNNPNMPFWKMIKEGYDHFEVTRQEPKVDFCEKKYVFDAVKAPDAKRDPVFEASAKCPAYVVPQELADAVHEKEQQDEAETARLIAKGTPVARLNTGIDGGMNKVFASKLPNGSTGLSEGGEGQGLSLVVERAPGTIPPTVNPPHGPVTSPDEPLVASMAPTPSTHVASAAPNAQSEGFFSNLARKVGLGGAAADTTATTQPVPAKPKVIEAKRTEPHPASKPETKQAAARPPLKPSVSTGTATAAAAAPAAPANDGLVTGSQPIVQANSFESRFSAAK from the coding sequence TTGATCTGTCGCTCGCTGTTCCGCGCGCTCATCACGTCCGTCGCGCTCGCGGCCGGTGTGCTGTTGGCCGGCTGCAACAGCGACGAGATATCCCTCGCCAACAACGCCAAAGCCAACCAGCCGGTGCCGCCGAAGCTCGTCGCCTCCATGGCCGAAAAGGACATGGACCTGCAATCGCCAATGCTGGTCCGGCTGTTCAAGCAGGAAGCCGAGCTCGAAGTCTGGAAGCAGGATCGCTCCGGCCGTTTTGCACTGCTGAAGACCTATCCGATCTGCCGTTGGTCGGGAGACCTCGGACCCAAGGTGCGCGAAGGCGACCGCCAGGCCCCGGAGGGCTTCTATTCGATCTCGCCGGCACAGATGAATCCGCAGTCGGCCTATTATCTCTCCTTTAACACCGGCTATCCCAACGCCTATGACAGGTCGTTGGGCCACACCGGCTCGGAGCTGATGGTGCACGGCGACTGCTCGTCGCGCGGATGCTACGCCATGACCGACGAGCAGATCGCGGAAATCTATTCGCTGGGCCGCGAATCGTTCTTCGGCGGCCAGCGCTCGTTCCAGTTCGAGGCCTTCCCGTTCCGGATGACGCCGGTCAACATGGCGAAACACCGCAATAATCCGAACATGCCGTTCTGGAAAATGATCAAGGAAGGCTACGATCATTTCGAGGTGACGCGGCAAGAGCCCAAGGTCGATTTCTGCGAGAAGAAATACGTCTTCGATGCCGTGAAGGCGCCGGACGCCAAGCGCGATCCGGTGTTCGAGGCCTCGGCCAAATGCCCGGCCTATGTGGTCCCGCAGGAACTCGCCGACGCGGTGCACGAGAAGGAGCAGCAGGATGAGGCCGAGACCGCCAGGCTGATCGCCAAGGGAACACCGGTCGCCCGGCTGAACACCGGCATCGATGGCGGCATGAACAAGGTATTCGCCTCCAAGCTGCCCAACGGCTCAACCGGCCTGTCGGAAGGCGGCGAGGGTCAGGGCCTGTCGCTGGTCGTCGAGCGCGCGCCCGGCACCATTCCTCCGACGGTCAACCCGCCGCACGGGCCGGTGACTTCCCCGGATGAGCCGCTGGTGGCCTCCATGGCGCCCACGCCTTCGACCCACGTGGCGTCCGCAGCGCCGAATGCGCAATCCGAGGGCTTTTTCAGCAACCTCGCCCGCAAGGTGGGCCTGGGCGGCGCCGCCGCGGACACCACGGCCACCACGCAGCCCGTTCCGGCGAAACCGAAGGTGATCGAGGCCAAACGCACCGAACCGCATCCGGCATCGAAGCCGGAGACCAAACAGGCCGCCGCCCGCCCGCCGCTGAAGCCGAGCGTATCCACCGGCACGGCAACCGCCGCCGCCGCCGCGCCCGCGGCACCGGCGAATGACGGCCTGGTCACGGGCTCACAGCCGATCGTGCAGGCCAATTCGTTCGAGAGCCGCTTCTCGGCCGCCAAGTAA